The proteins below are encoded in one region of Podarcis raffonei isolate rPodRaf1 chromosome 8, rPodRaf1.pri, whole genome shotgun sequence:
- the LOC128419632 gene encoding arylacetamide deacetylase-like 4 — MGLLLGLLLGVIGVIGILFLLLFSFAIYYDLSRSKIPSGFDSPLKLRVIHWSVIIAFTAGKCLELLGVCRQVAFIRFLQRFWNPRADPSLSAKDLHFDGVPVRVYQPKAPSAGPRKGFMFFHGGAGMMGSIEFYQVVCSKIAKETDSVVVSVGYRLSPEHLPPAQYKDCLAATIHLIQNAASSGVDPSKIIVSGDSAGGNYATVVAQKLVERSDLPKLRTQVLIYAKFQAIDFNLPSYQQNSSMPPLFREDVAYFIMKYIGKDTSLAGQLLKGSHVPDSMRLKYGKWVSPDNLPERFKGRGYKQVPLAPYEPEVYRQLSELLEPDISCLFAEDSVIQKLPETLLVSCEYDVLRDDTLLYKKRLEDNGVKVSWFHVENGFHGVLNLFDAGLFTLPAAVELMDRIVDFVKNL; from the exons ATGGGGCTTCTTCTGGGCCTCCTGCTTGGGGTAATTGGAGTTATAGGAATTCTTTTCCTGTTGCTCTTCTCCTTTGCAATTTATTATGATCTTTCCAGGAGTAAAATCCCATCTGGATTTGACAGTCCATTAAAGCTTCGGGTCATTCACTGGAGTGTCATTATTGCATTTACTGCG GGGAAGTGTCTTGAACTGCTGGGTGTCTGCAGACAGGTTGCCTTTATCCGCTTCCTCCAGCGTTTCTGGAATCCAAGAGCGGATCCCAGCCTCTCTGCCAAAGATCTGCATTTTGACGGGGTTCCTGTGAGGGTTTATCAGCCCAAAGCACCATCTGCTGGCCCAAGGAAAGGATTTATGTTCTTTCATGGAGGTGCTGGGATGATGGGGAGCATCG AGTTCTACCAAGTGGTCTGCAGCAAAATCGCCAAGGAGACTGATTCAGTGGTTGTGTCTGTTGG CTACCGCCTGTCTCCTGAGCATCTTCCTCCCGCTCAGTACAAGGACTGCCTTGCTGCTACCATACACTTAATTCAAAATGCAGCTTCCAGTGGGGTGGATCCTTCCAAGATCATCGTTAGTGGGGATAGTGCTGGGGGCAATTATGCTACTGTTGTTGCTCAGAAATTGGTGGAGAGATCAGACCTTCCAAAGCTACGGACTCAAGTACTGATCTATGCGAAATTCCAGGCTATAGACTTCAACCTGCCTTCCTATCAGCAGAACAGCTCAATGCCCCCCTTGTTCCGGGAAGACGTTGCTTACTTTATCATGAAGTATATTGGAAAGGACACTTCTTTAGCAGGGCAGCTCCTGAAGGGCTCTCATGTGCCAGATTCAATGAGGCTGAAATATGGGAAGTGGGTGAGTCCAGACAACCTTCCAGAGAGATTTAAGGGGAGAGGCTACAAACAAGTCCCACTTGCTCCTTATGAACCTGAAGTCTATAGGCAATTATCAGAGCTATTGGAACCTGATATTTCTTGCCTTTTTGCTGAGGACTCTGTCATCCAGAAGCTTCCTGAAACCCTACTTGTGAGCTGCGAGTACGATGTATTACGAGATGACACACTGCTGTACAAGAAACGTCTGGAGGACAATGGGGTGAAAGTCAGCTGGTTCCATGTTGAGAATGGGTTTCATGGGGTGCTAAACCTCTTTGACGCAGGCCTGTTCACATTGCCTGCTGCAGTTGAATTGATGGACAGGATTGTAGACTTTGTCAAAAACTTATGA